The sequence GCTGCATATTATGCAACGCAGGAAGGTGGCTATCCCCATGAGGCCTGATCATGGTCACCAGATGCTGGATGACCTGCAAAAGAAAACCTATCCGGGTTATTCTGCTATCGGGCGGCTGCGCGGACTGGCTGAGTTGCGGGGATTGGAGATGGGGATCTGTAAGAGCTTGAAGTGAATAGTGAGTAGTGAGTTATGAGTACGTTTGCTTCGAAAGATTCGCCGCTTACTCACAACTCACCACTGACAACTCACACAGTAATCGTTTCCGAAAACACATTTCCAAACCTGTCCGTTGCCTTCACCATGATCTTTTTGGCAGCGGGTGATGGCTTGGCGAAAAAGAGGTGATCTGTTAAAGTAGGCTCTACAAACTTGTGTTTTTGGGGAAGCTGCGGCCCGCCATGCAGTTCTATTGACCAGGGGTCCAGCTCTACGCGCTGTTCCATGGCGCCTTTGGCTACTTCATCTTCCCACCATTCTATTTTCCATTTGGGGTCCCAGTTCCATACATTCGCCACGATTTCATCCGGTGCTGTAGTCAGTTTCCCTTTATTGTACACTCTTAACTGGTGGTCTTTCTCCTTACCGGTAGATTTGTAATACCATTTAATGTCATCTCCGTCCACTTCATATACGCCATAACCATTGGGGGTACCATCGCTGCAGATAGGCCCTGTCCACCAGGCGCCGCAAACAGTGCCATGTACATGCTCCATGAGATTGTCTTTTTCCCATTTTTCGTTCATGTGGGTATGGCCCGACATGATATGTACGTTATAAGGTTTCAGCAGCTTGTACAACTGGTTCCTGTTGGCTACTGTACCACCAATGGCCTCCTCGGCCAGCTTGTTCCTGCGCTGGTTGCCTGTGTCGGTAGGGATATGATTGCTTACCACTATCGTTGAGCCGGGCTTTACCAGTGCCAGGTCCTGCTCCAGCCAGCGCAGTTGCGCTTCGGTGAGGTAACCAATGTACTTTTTAGCTGTACCTATAAAGAACACATTATCCAGTACGATGTAATGTATTTTACCACGGTTAAAAGAATAATAAGTAGGGCCAAACTGTTTTTTGAACGTGCGGGCAGAAACATCATCCGAACCGCCATCAATATCCATGTCGTGGTTGCCGATCACATTGAAGAAAGGAACACCGCTGATGGCTACCGCTTCCCGGTAATCTTCAAACAGTTCAAAATGGTCCCATACCAGGTCGCCGCAGCCGATGCCGTGGAATAAACTGTCTTTGGGATAAGAAGCTACCAGTTTTTGCAGGTCGGGGGCAGATTGTGTTTTGAGCAGTTCTGCATCTTTTTCTGAAATGATCTGGGTATCGGCCCATACCACAAAATTGTGTTTGGTATCATCAACAGTCAGCTTCTCCAGGTTGAAGTCGGCTTTCAAAGCACCTTCCTTCTGGGTAAGGGGCTGGTAGAATTGGGAGATGCCTTTGTTGTTGGGGAAGGCATAGCCTGCCGGCAGGCTGATGTATACAAATTCAGCCGCGGAATGTGCATTGATCGTATAGTTCCCTTTTTTGTCGGTGGTGGTAACAGTGTAACCATCGGTTACTGCCACACCAGCTATAGCGGTACCATTGTTTTGTACACGGCCTTTAATAGTAAGGCTGGCTGCAACACGTTGGCCGGCTGCCTGCGTAATCATGGCAGGTGTGGAAAAAGCAGCGCCTGCAAGGCCAAAACTCCTGAGAAAACTTCTTCTGTTAAGCATAGGGAGATATTTGGTGATAGAGAATTTTAGGATTTGCAATAATAACTATAAATGAGTAATCTGTTATTGAAGATGAAGTAAGAAGTCTGAAGTCCGAGGCCTGAAAAATCCTTTCAGACCTCGGACTTCAGACCTCAGATTTTTATTTCAGTTTGGTAGCTCCTTCACCTTCAATCTCGGTGATGGGAGATTGTTTGGTGAGCAGGAAATTGGTTTGTGTCCGGGCCTTTGTCCATCTTCCCAGGGCCATGTTGTATTCGCCACCCAGCAGGTTAAAATAGCCTTGGTCGGCAGTAGCGTAGCCGAGGCAAAGGGTATTCGAGCCTTGCCTGTAAAATGGCTGGTCTTCCAGGGTGATGGGGTTCTTAACGTCGTACCAGTCGTTATTGGCGATCTTGTAACCTACTGCCGGCGGACCTGGGGTATACAAGCTGCCGCCATTGGATACAAAAATAACATCTACGGGTTTGGTGCTGGCATCTACCGTGGTGCCCTCAAATACTGCCAGTCCGGAAGCATTGCCGCTATTGGCAAAAAGTCCGCCGGTTTTAGCGCCAAAGCCATCTCCATCGGTAGTGGTATAGTTGAAGGCGCGTATCCAGTTGGAGCTGCTCATACTGGTGGAGCCTGAACCATTGATCATTTTGCCTGTGCCGCCAACATAGAAGTAAGTTCCTTTAGCAGCAGTGCCCGTTGTAAGATTGAATTTGAATGTACGCTGGTTGCCGGTGCCCCATCCATTGGCAGGATATCCTGAAGGATTAGAGGCATTGGCATTGTTGGTAACTACAACAGAGAAAGGAGTAGCGGCAAAATTAATATCCTTTGTAGCCATCATTTGAATATATTCATAATTGCCATCTGCGCCTTTCACATCGCTTATAAAGCCAGTAATGATAACGGGCGGGATCTCTATAACAGAGCTAAGTACTACCACATCATTACCTCTACGCAGGTGGAACCTGGGCACCAGTGAGTCTTTGGATACAACAGTGTTGAACACTATTCCATAGAAGTTGGCCAGTACGGGAGCGGGTGTATTGGCGAAGGTAGCATTGGCTGCTGTGTGAAGCGTGATATTACCAAAGCCATCATTCAGTACTTTATCGCCAGCCAGTACATCTCCTGAAGCGGGTAAAGGATCAAAGCCTCCTTTTACTACTACAGATAAAACGCTTTCGTAGTCTTTCGGTTTAGTCAGCATAAGACTGATAGGTACCCGCAAAGCAAGATAGCTGTTGCCGGAGGATACTTTGGTAATAGCATTGGCAGGCAGGTCGGTGATCTGCAGGATGCCTTCTTTTCTTTTCAGCATAGCGCCTTCCACCTTGATCACTACAGAGTCGCCAGGTTTGTAATTGGCAGCGTCTGCACCAATAGAAACTGAAATACCCCGCAGCAGTCCCAGGCGGCGTATATCCTGTATGACCAGCAGTCCTTCGGGTAAGTTGCCGCCTGAATGATCTGATACCACCATACCTGTGATGGAGGTAGAGCCCAGCATATTTTCTTTGGTAAGGGTAACATCCTGCCCCTTATGAATATTTTTCAGGTCGTATATAGGCAGATAAGCGCTTATCTCTCCACCGGGGTAATTGTCTTTTTTACAGCCCCACAGGGAGGCCAATGACAGCAAAAAGAGAGAATATAGAATGATCTTTTTCATTGCATTGTTTTTATAACTAACAACTATTCTTAAACTGTATTTCTGTTTTCCTGCTCATCACTCATTTACGGCTTCTGCCACCATACCTGGGTAGATATCAGGTCAGGCCCCTGTGCAGCTATAGCCGCTTTGTAATTGGTGGGGTTGGCAGATTGTACGTATACCGGGTAAGTCATCCTGGCCGGCATTACACCACCGTTCTTTAAGCCGGGTCCTTTCGGTAAGTTGGGGTGACCGGTGCGGCGGTATTCAAACCACTGCTGCATATCGGTCAGGAACAGGGCATAATACTTCTGAAGGTGTATCCTTTCCATTTTATCTTCCACGCTGGCCGCGTCGTCCCAGTCAATATCGGCAGCAGCGAGATGGTCTTGGATATTGTATATCTTGGTAGAAGTATCGGGCCAGTTGGGCAGCCAGAGCTTGATGCTAGCGTCTGCTCCGTTCTCGTAGAAAGTTTGGGCAGAACCATTGATCCATCCTTTCACAACCGCTTCGGCATAAATGAAATTCACTTCGGCAAAGTTCATGATCATACCGGTTAAAGGATCGTTTTGTAAGCTGGGGCCGGTATTCGTGTTATTGGTAATGGAATAGAAATAGGCTTTTTGTCCCGGGTCCTGTCCGGGCAGGTAACCACTGGGTACGCCTACAAAAGCGCCCTGGGAAGGTGCTATACCCCACCGGTTGGTTTTGGTAGGTGTTCCGGTACCGTAAACAGGAATATTAATGCGGGGATCGTTCCAATCCGCCAGGTTTTCAATAAAGAAGCTGCCCAGGCTCGGCGCCCTGAAGTCCTGCTCCCTCACGTTGATGAGCGGCGATGCATAAGGGCCTTGACCGGTCCATCTTAAAATGGCCGACTCATCGTTTTTAGCGATCTTGGGATAGGTAGATGCCTTGGTGTCTACAATCTCCTTGATCTTTTTAATGCAGGTATCAGCTACTTCCGCTTTACCGGAAAGGCGGAGCAGGAGCCGTAAATAGAGGGAGTTGCCAAACTTGCGCCATTTGGTAATGTCTCCGTAATACACCGGGTCACTGGATGCAATGATGGCTGGCCCGCCGTTGAGCAGGGTATTGGCTTCTTCCAGCTTTTTAAAGCTATCAAAGTAGATGTCTTTCTGTCTGTCAAACACAGGTTCATAAATATTGGAATCTTTGGCCAGGTTGGATTGAAAGTAAGGAACATCGCCATAAGTATCCGTAAGCATGGAAAATACCCATGACTGCAGGATCAGTGCGATACCCTGGTATGATTTATTAAGGGTGGGAGAGTCCTTGGCTATTTTGTACAGGTCCTTCAGGTTGGTCATTTCCAGGTACCAGCCATCATAGAGATAGTTGGACCAGGTGGAACGGTAATCATACCTGAACACGGTGCCTTCCCCGTCATTCCTGCTTACCGTTACCTGCATCAGCTCATTATTAAAGTTACGGTTACGCTGCATGTTATAGTTCATGATACCTACCAGTGCCGGCGCCAGCAACTGATGGGGTTGTGCAGTGGGCGTAGTATTCGGGTCGGTATTGATCTCCGTGAAATCTTTGGTGCAGGAGGCAAGCGCCATGCTGAACAGTACTACACCTGCTATAATTTTATGGATAGTTGTTTTCATGTTTTCAAGAATTAAAGTCCAACAGTAAGGTTAAATCCGAATGAACGGGTGGAAGGGAACTGGGCAATCTCAAATCCCTGCAGAACGTCACTACCGTTAAAGGTGCCAAACTCAGGATCGAACATGGGCCAGTCAGACCAGATAAAGAGGTTACGGCCATATACGCCAATGGTGGCGCGTTGCAGGCCGATTTTTCTGGCAATCTGGGGTTTAAGCGTATAATCCAACCGGGCTTCGCGGAATTTGATAAAATCCGTTCGGAAAGTGTTGCCTTCGGCATTGTCTACGCCGAGGTGAGAACGGTAGTACTCATCTACGTCCATAGCTGTCACATCATTTTTCCGGTACTTGCCATCGGCACCCATTACCACGCCATTGCCGATGATACCGCTATACCTGCCGGGCAGGGTTTTAGTGAGCTTACCCTGTTCAGCCAGTTTGTAGTGCATAAGTGTATGCCCCACCGCGCCATACTGTGCATCGAACAATACATTCAGACGGAATTGCTTGTAGGTAATTTCATTGGTGAAACTTACTTTCCATTTGGGAGTGGTATTACCGAGGTAGATCACATCCTGGGAGATGAGCGCTACACCGCTTTGTGCATCATAAACAATTTGTCCGTCCGGAGATCTTACATATCCCCTTCCATACATATCACCCATGCTGCCGCCCACTTTAGCTACGATCTGGCCACCACCTACCGGACCGTTTTGAAGTATGATAGAGCTATCGGGCAACTCTTTGATGATATTGGTATTGGCAGAAAATATAATGCCGGTATTCCATTTAAAACCGTCTTTGGAAGCTACAGGTGTACCGTTGATGGCCAGTTCCACGCCCTTATTGGCCACTTTACCAATATTGATTACAGCGGCTGAATAACCGGAAGCGCGGTCCAACTGGCGGTTCAGGATCTGGTCCTTGGTGTAACCTGAATACACGGCCAGGTCAAAGCCCAGGCGGTCCCTGAACATTTTCATAGCAACACCTGCCTCATACGTGATCGTTCTGAGCGGTTTGAGATTGGGGTTGGCCTTGATGCTGGGATTTTCCAGTCCACCGCTATATAAACTACCTGCTGAGGAATAGGAATAAGCTGTACGGTAAGCCGTCATCTGCGCACTACCAACATTGGAAGCTGAGAAACGTACTTTGAGGAAGCTGATATCCTTAGGCAATTTAAAAGCGTCTGAGACAACAAAGCTCAGGTTGGCTGATGGATAAAAGAACCCGGTATTGGCAGTGCGTTCAGGCGTGGCCAATGCACTGTTCCAGTCCTGGCGGGCGGTAATATCAAGATACAGGAAGTCTTTATAACCGGTGGTGATGATACCATAAAAACTGTTGATGGCCAGTTTGGTCTTATAAGGCATAGTGATCAAGGGGCCTGCGGCGTTGGCAAAGGTGTAAACGCCCGGATTGATGAGTGAATCGGCACGGGTTTCATCACGGGTATAAGCATTCCGGAGGGTGCTTCCGCCACCTGTAATGGAGAAATCGAAATCCTTGTTGATCCTTTTAGTGTATTTCAGCAGGAAGTCGGCACTGGACTCCATAGAAAAGATATTTTGTGTGCGATAGCTGCCATAACGGAATTTTGAGCCTGCATCAAAGGGACGCTCCTGGGCGCGCTGGTCATAGCCAAAATCCAGGGATGTCCGCATCATCAAACTCAGTTCTTTCGTGAAATTATAAGTAGCCTGTATGTTGCCGGTTACACCGTGACGATTGGTACTGTTGATGAACTCATTCACGATGGCGTAGGGATTCTCAGGAAATGAACTGTAGGGGTAGAATATTCTTCTGCCTTCCTGTCCCTTTACCCAGTAGTTCTTTAGCCAGTCAATGTCGCCATTCGGTTGCCAGAAAATATACCAGTACATAATGGATTGGTTACCGTAGCCGCTTCCCGGCAGGTTATCGCTCCACTTGTTGGTATAATTTATTTTGGAGCTCACCTGGAGCCTGTCATTAACTTTTGAATTAACCGACAGGGACACTGTATTACGCTTATAGCCTGTATTGGGTATGATCCATTTGTTGGTAACATTGGTTACAGAGAAGCGGGCAGTGGTTTTATCCGTACCGCCTTCCACGCTGATAGAATTGGTGATGGTGCTACCCACATCAAAAAACTTGCGTATTTTATTGGTATAGGGAATCCAGGGTGTAGCTACTGTATCGCGGCCCTGCAATCCATTGTTGAACTGGTAAAACATTTGACCATCGAACCTGGGGCCATAAGCAGAGCTGGAACTGGAGTTGGCCGACCGGCCATAATCATAATCTGCCTGTCCGTCCAGCCCGATGCCGTATTCCCATTGGAGGTCGGGCCAGCGGTTTACCTGTTCCCAGTTAACGTTGGAATTAAAAGTAATGCCCAGGCCTTTTTTCTTATTGCTGCCCCATTTGGTGGTAATGACAATAGCTCCGTTGGCGGCACGCTGGCCATATAATGCTGCGGCGCCGGGTCCTTTTAATATGTCATATGACTCAACATCGTCCGGGTTGATATCATTGATGCTGCTGCCATAATCAGCCGGCATGTTATCACTACTGACACCATAGGGCGCTTCTCCCTCAATGGCGCTGCGGCGGCCGCTTCCATTGTTGATGACCACGCCGTCCACTACTATAAGCGCTTCATTATCGCCGGTAAGGTTGTTCTCGCCGCGCAGGATAATCTTATTGGTACCGGCAGGTCCGGCATTGGAGCGTATGAGGTTCAAACCGGCTACTTTGCCCGAGAGGGCATCGGTCCAGTTGCCGCTCATGGCGTCTGTAAGTTGTTTTCCGCTAACAGTAGTAGTAGCATAACCAAGTGATCTTTCTGCCCGTTTGATACCCAATGCGGTTACTACCACATTTTCCATCTGGGTTTCATCTTTATGCAAGTCTATCTTCAATGATTGCTGTTCTGCAGCATTAAATTTCTTTTTTGCAGGCAGGTAACCTACGGCTGATATTTCTACGGTCCCTTCCAGCAGCGGCAGTTTTTTACTAAAGGCGCCTGTCTCATCGGCCACCGCGATGGATGTGCCCTGCCCGGCCTGTTTAATAATGACAGTGGCACTGGGAACGGGATTGTCCCCTTCTGTAATAATACCCCGCAGCGTCATCGTAGCTGTTTGCTGTTTGATGGGGGTTTCTGATCTTTTGATCACCCAACTGTTGCCGCTGGCGGTAGCTATGAAATTAGCAGGGGCCAGTATTTTGTTCAGTAATTCTCCTACATTGGGTGCTTCGTAGCTGGCAGACGTTACCCTTACGGCTGACAGTTCTTCATTGGCATAAGCCAGTTGTACTTTAAAATGGCGGCCAAATTCCTCTACTATTTTAGCCAGGTTGCCGGCGCCATGCCGGAACTTGAGCTGGGAGGTTTGGGCGTTCACCTGCCGCGATGGGGACTCACTGTTTTGGGCCTGTGCCTGCAGGAAGCCTGCCGTGAGCAGCAGTACCAAAAAACGGATTCTTGCGTTTAGTTTTGCGTTTTGCATGTTGTTTACATTACAGTATAGACAATAGATTGGCCGGCTGCTCCCACACATGGTGCGGTAAACAGTTATAAACCGAAGGTTATTTCAATGATATGTTAGTGGATATTAGCGCCTGTCAGTGTGTTCACTACCTTTAAATTCTCATTCAGGGATAAGGTCATGTCCCAGGTCAAGCTTACTTTCATGTCCGGGTTAATGCGATCGTGCGATAGTGTTACTCCGTAATATGTTTCTATACACCGTATTAATGACTCCAGCGAAATATTGAACAACCGTATCTCCGACTGTGTCCACCAATCGGCTGTAAGCGGACCTACCGTTTGCGTGGCGCCGGCCTTACCGATACGCGTATACACCTGCTGGCCGGCGGTGAGTATATTCCTGCCGCCTGCATGGTCGAGTGCTACCCTTCCTTCTTTTACCGTCAGTTGTATATCGGTCGAATCGAGCCGGTTGATCGTGAACTGTGTACCCAGCACCGTTACCTGGTGATTGTTCACACCAATGGAAAAGGGATGCAGGGTATCTTTGGCAATGCTAAAGAATACGGTCCCTTTGGTGAGCTGGGTATTGCGCCTGTTCTTAAAATCGGGGTATATCCGCAGGGCGGAGTGGGGGGCCAGCCATAATTCAGAGCCGTCCTCCAGTTGCACTTTTCGGATATTATCGGTGGCAGTCAACTCTGTCCAGGCCTCAACAGGTATTTCCTGCTGTGCCCAGGGCAGTTTAATGAATACGGCCACCAGTATAGCTGCTGCTGCGCTGATACCAATAAAATACAATTGCTTTTTCTTGCGTCGTGTGCCTTCCAGCCGGTGATGGATATTGCCGAGCAACTGTGCTTTGCGGCTGGTGTCCATCGGGTCTGGTTGTTCCCATGCCTGCTGCCATTGCTGATCGTCGTTGGGTGTATGTTGCTGCCTTGATTTACGGGGCATGAAAAACGGCTTTTGATAATAGACGCTCGCTGAAAGGATCTGGTACTATACCTTTTTGAAGAAAATGGGGGAGTTAACGATTTGGTCATATTGGGGCCGGGAGCCGGGGAGCGGCAACGGTGCAGTATATATAATACACGACTTTAAATATGCAATAGGCAATGTTCAATGCTTACTGCTCGATGTTCAAAGAAAAAACAATTGTACCTGCCGGAGGATTTTTATCATGCGTTGTCCGGCAGTGTGCAGTTGGTTTTTGACCGTCTGTTCACTGAGCCGGAGTTCGGAGGCAATTTCTTTTACGGAGCGTTGTTCTTCAATTTTCATGGCATAGATGCGGCGCATTTGACCGGGGAGTTGTTGCATGGCGCCCCGCCACATATAGTATACCTGTTTATATTGGTATTGTTCATCGGGCTGCGGATTTGCTTCCTGTGTTTCGGGCATATCATCGGGCAGGGTATACCGCCTTCTCCTGGCAGCACGGAGATGATCGCTGATGCAATGCTGAACAATGGTATATAGGTAATTCCGGAAAGAAGAATGAATAACAATAGACTGGCGCTTGTGCCACAGGCGTATGAACACTTCCTGCAATACATCATCCGCCTCTTCTGATCCATTCAGTCGCAGGCGAATATAGGTATGCACCGGCGCTGCATAGCGGTTGAAGATCTCATCAAAAGCAGTTTGGTCCCCCGCTTGCAGCATCAACAGTAATGACCCTTCATCCGGGGTAATTTCCTGATAGTTCATAATGGCGGCAAACTTAGTTACCAAATGTAACGATGTGGCAGCACGTATTTTATCAAATGTTTAATTTTTTGTTTGGTTGCAGGTTTTTGCAAGGGGTAGCCTGTAATGCGATAAGGCGGGAAATACGCTATGGGACTCATTTTCAGCTAAAACCACCGATAGCGGCAATGCCGTAATCTTACTGATTATAATGTGGGGGAAAAGTTGTATCTTACTATAGTACATTCATGCAAACGATTGCGCTGATAACTCCTCTATATCCTCCCGGAAAAGCACGACCAATGCCCGTTTTTTAACCAATAATAACTGATTTATGTTGTGGGAAGATTTTTTAGCCTGCCGCCGGAAGAGGCTGGAATTGCAACAGCGACTTGACCAGGTTGCCAAACAAACAGAAAAGTTACAGGAAAAACAGGATGAGGTGCGTCAGCGCCAGTTCCTCCAGCGTTTCCTGGATAAAATGGAAGAGGTCATTACACCTGCCTTCGGCAAATGTGTACAATCACTCAACAGATATGGTATTAAAGCGCAGCAGGTAGACCGGATGAACAGGGCGCACCCCAATGTGTCGCTCGACATCCGGTACGACAGGCAGAACTATTGTATGTTCCTGCTGTCGCCCATACAAACAGAAGGGAAAGTAGCCATGCGTACCCTGATCCATAAAGAGAACGAATGGAATTATGAAGACGCCACCCGCGTAGATATGGACCAGTTATCCGAATCCCTGATCCGGGATAAAGTGCAGGAAGCTATTAATGTGCTGGATGACAGGGATAGGTGAGGGCAACCGGTTGCAGCAGGACGGTCGTATGTTACTATTTTATTATTTTTGAATGGATTTTTTCTTGTAGGTTTGGCCGTTTGAAACGACCTATCTGACTGCTGTATGATGCGACGGATTGCTGTGCTATATTTTTACCCCTCCCATGCCCGGCTTGCTATACAGGGCTCCTGCCGGTTGTTCCTGTTTTTATGGTGTTTACTTATTAATGTATTACATACTTCTGCACAGGATAATACGCCTGTGGAATACCTGGGTATTGAACAGGGGCTTTCCAACAATGCTGTTACCGCTATTTACCAGGACCAATACGGATTTATGTGGTTTGGCACCTACGATGGGCTGAACCGGTACGATGGCTACCATTTTAAGATCTTCCGGAATACGCCCAACGATACTACTTCCCTCATCAGTAACCGCATAGTTGCTATTGCTGAAGACCAGGAACATAACCTGTGGATCGGCACGAAGCAGGGAGTGAGCATTTTTAACAATAGCAGCTCCGGTTTCTCGCCGGTCAACTGGCTGCCTTATAAACAGGCAGCGGCAGAACGGTTGAGCTGGACCATCAACGATATTAAAACAGATGCGGCGGGCAATGTGCTGATTGCTTCCGCGGGTGGAGGATTGATGATCTGCAGCAAGGGGTCGAAGCTGGCCATACAGGTGCCTTGTGTGGATGCTACCCGCGAACTGCTGCGCTACCACGTACAGGCCATCCGGATAGACAAAGGGCAGCGGGTATGGTTATTTGTGCAGGGCGTGGGCCTGTGTGTATACGACAAACAGGCAAAACGGGTAAAGCCGGTGAACCAGACGATGCGGTCGGGCTACTGCCTCGAAACCGATAACAACGGCACCATCTGGATAGGATCGGAGAACGGGCTTTTTGCTTATCATATAGCCACCAATACCGTGAAGGGATACAATGAAAGCTCCGGCATATTGACCAATAACAAGGTCGTGGGCCTGTGCCTGGACCGGCAGCACAAATTGTGGATTGCCACAGATGGCGGTGGTATTAATATACTGGATGTTCAAACCGGCAAGATGCGCTACTTGGCGCCCGGGCAGCATAAAAAATCACTGACCAGCACTTCTGTGTACGCGGTGTATGAAGATAAGGAATCACGCAAATGGATAGGCACGCTACGCGGTGGCATTAATGTCATTGATCCGCAGAAGAACCGCTTTACCACAGTGGCGCATGATCCTTTAAGCCGCAATAGTCTTGTTGATAATTTTGTATTGTCGTTTTGTGAAGATCCGGCCGGCAATCTTTGGATCGGCACCGATGGCAGCGGCGCCAGCTATTGGAACCGGACACAAAATACCTGGACGCATTTTAAGCACCAGCCAGGCAACCCGCAATCCCTCAGCAATAATTTTGTGACCAGCATTGTGCGTGACTACCAGGGGAACATCTGGCTGGCCACCTATGGCGGCGGTATCAACCGCTATAATAAAAGCAATGGTTCATTTGAACATTATGCCTGTAATTATACGGGCTATGCTTATGGTGATAAGAACGTGTGGAAGTTGTTTGAAGACAGTAAAAAGAACCTGTGGGCGGGAGCTGTGGCGCCGGGCAGGTTGTACCGGTACAACCCGCAAGCCAACCAGTTTGAATCTTTTGATGATAAGGTGGTGGATGTAACTACACTGGCCGAGGATAAGCAAGGCGTATTGTGGGCGGGCACTTTCAGTGACCTTATTCAAATAGATGTAGCGCATAAGAAGCACCGCTTCTTTAAGATAGGCAATGCCGTGCGGAGTATTTATGAAGATGGGGCCGGTAATTGCTGGATCGGTACGGAAGGAAATGGCCTGCTGTTGTTCGACAGGCAAAAAGGAACTTTTACCACGTATACAGAATCCGACGGATTGAGCAGCAATGCTGTATTGAATACACTGGAGGATAAGAACGGTAATCTATGGATCAGCACCTTTAGTGGGATCTCCAAATTCGACCCGCAGCATAAAACCTTCAAGAACTTTTATGTGGCAGATGGCCTGCAGAGCAACCAGTTCAATTACAATGCGGCCCTGCAGTTGCGCAGCGGTGAATTTGCCTTCGGCGGTATTAAAGGGTTCAACCTGTTTTACCCGGATAGTATCGGGAATAATGACCGTATGCCCAGTCTGCTGCTTACAGGGCTGCGGATAGATAATGTACCCGCGGAGCGGAATAATACATTTACAGACGGACAAACACTGGCCAATATTGATCAATTAACGTTGCCCTATAGCAAAGCGGTGATCGCTGTTGACTTTGCGGCCCTGGAATATTCTGCTCCTGATAATATTTCCTATGCTTATTATATGGAAGGGTGGGATAAAGGCTGGAATTATGTAGGTCACCTGAGAACGGCCAATTATTCCCGGCTCAATGAGGGAGATTATACCCTGCGTATAAAATCAACCAATGCAGAAGGTGTATGGAATAACCAGGAACGTATTATAAAGATCACGGTACTGCCGCCCTGGTACCGTAGCTGGTGGGCCTATGGCGGGTACATCCTGCTGGCGGTAACTGCTATCTGGTTTTACCTGTTGTACAAGAACAGGCAGGCCCGGCTGAAATATGAAATACAGATAGCGCATATCAATGCGGAAAAGGAAAAAGAACTGAATGAAAAGAAGCTGTCTTTCTTCACCAATATATCGCATGAGTTCAGAACGCCGCTCACCTTGATCATTAATCCTATCAAAGAGTTGCTGTACAGCAGGGAGCAAGGGGTAGATACCGGTGAGCTGAACATCGTGTACCGCAATGCCCGTCGCCTGCTGAGCCTGGTAGATCAGTTGTTGCTCTTCCGCAGGGCAGATAGTGAGGCGGATAAATTGCGGGTGGTAAAGCTGAACTTTTCCGATCTGTGCAAAGAGGTATACCTGTGTTTTGTGCAG comes from Paraflavitalea devenefica and encodes:
- a CDS encoding hybrid sensor histidine kinase/response regulator transcription factor, with translation MMRRIAVLYFYPSHARLAIQGSCRLFLFLWCLLINVLHTSAQDNTPVEYLGIEQGLSNNAVTAIYQDQYGFMWFGTYDGLNRYDGYHFKIFRNTPNDTTSLISNRIVAIAEDQEHNLWIGTKQGVSIFNNSSSGFSPVNWLPYKQAAAERLSWTINDIKTDAAGNVLIASAGGGLMICSKGSKLAIQVPCVDATRELLRYHVQAIRIDKGQRVWLFVQGVGLCVYDKQAKRVKPVNQTMRSGYCLETDNNGTIWIGSENGLFAYHIATNTVKGYNESSGILTNNKVVGLCLDRQHKLWIATDGGGINILDVQTGKMRYLAPGQHKKSLTSTSVYAVYEDKESRKWIGTLRGGINVIDPQKNRFTTVAHDPLSRNSLVDNFVLSFCEDPAGNLWIGTDGSGASYWNRTQNTWTHFKHQPGNPQSLSNNFVTSIVRDYQGNIWLATYGGGINRYNKSNGSFEHYACNYTGYAYGDKNVWKLFEDSKKNLWAGAVAPGRLYRYNPQANQFESFDDKVVDVTTLAEDKQGVLWAGTFSDLIQIDVAHKKHRFFKIGNAVRSIYEDGAGNCWIGTEGNGLLLFDRQKGTFTTYTESDGLSSNAVLNTLEDKNGNLWISTFSGISKFDPQHKTFKNFYVADGLQSNQFNYNAALQLRSGEFAFGGIKGFNLFYPDSIGNNDRMPSLLLTGLRIDNVPAERNNTFTDGQTLANIDQLTLPYSKAVIAVDFAALEYSAPDNISYAYYMEGWDKGWNYVGHLRTANYSRLNEGDYTLRIKSTNAEGVWNNQERIIKITVLPPWYRSWWAYGGYILLAVTAIWFYLLYKNRQARLKYEIQIAHINAEKEKELNEKKLSFFTNISHEFRTPLTLIINPIKELLYSREQGVDTGELNIVYRNARRLLSLVDQLLLFRRADSEADKLRVVKLNFSDLCKEVYLCFVQQARSKRIEYGFQCANPHIELYADREKMEIALFNLVSNALKFTPEQGKILFTVTETDEQVEVAVADNGVGIPDSTGRKLFERFYQVQDKETSLKTGFGIGLYLVKHFVESHHGQVDYTSKPGEGTRFVVVLLKGHHHFRADMIHEESVGKAEFLEELIEETEPVPEADMVPQEPEEDPGLLVTDLPIMLVVDDNSQIRQYVAQIFRKTFRLYEADNGDDGLKLARQYQPDIIISDVVMQGLTGIELCHSIKEDPSFSHIPLILLTASSSPDIKLKGVECGADDYITKPFEKELLVARVSSILKSRNNLQKYFYNEITLQQNTGKIPEEYRKFLEKCMAVVEAHLDNETFSIKILAAELNMSHSNLYKKVKSVSGQSVNGFIRFIRLRKAAELFINTPCNVNEAAFQVGMADIKYFREQFNKLFGMNPSEYIKKYRKPFQKNFQMNK